Proteins co-encoded in one endosymbiont 'TC1' of Trimyema compressum genomic window:
- a CDS encoding NAD(P)H-dependent oxidoreductase has product MTDEIIFIFPTWWFNISAILKGFLIKLCIKTLLIRKSI; this is encoded by the coding sequence ATAACAGATGAGATTATTTTTATTTTTCCAACTTGGTGGTTTAATATTTCTGCTATATTAAAAGGTTTTTTGATAAAGTTATGCATAAAAACTTTGCTTATAAGGAAGTCAATCTAG
- a CDS encoding DUF1801 domain-containing protein produces the protein MPCYVNRGLFCYLQGFKNYIHLGFPKGKALQELDFLKILSGSGKSVRHVKITVLEDVNKEALQNLIKKAMTLQ, from the coding sequence ATGCCTTGTTATGTAAATAGAGGATTGTTTTGTTATTTACAGGGATTTAAAAACTACATCCACTTAGGGTTTCCAAAAGGTAAAGCACTTCAGGAATTAGATTTTCTTAAAATATTATCTGGTTCAGGAAAATCTGTTAGGCATGTTAAAATTACTGTTTTAGAAGATGTTAATAAAGAAGCATTACAAAATTTAATTAAAAAAGCAATGACGCTACAATAA